From the genome of Candidatus Dormiibacterota bacterium, one region includes:
- a CDS encoding PfkB family carbohydrate kinase — MPLLVIGSVAFDSVKTPYGAADEVLGGSATYCAVAASYFTDVRMVAVVGTDFGEAPMGLLRSRRIDVSGIEVLEGRTFRWSGEYSDDLNERTTLSTHLNVFESFQPRLRPEDADVPNLFLGNIDPDLQSQVLRRTRPRLSACDTMNFWIEGKNEALKRLLVEVDGLIINDSEARLLAGELNTVVAARRLLSLGLRFLVIKRGEYGAALFSEGRYFAVPAYPVERPVDPTGAGDSFAGGFMGHLARSGETGGRGLREAMIYGSVLASFCVEDFSLRRLGALTTAEIDGRAGELRDFLSVDGPSSGRR; from the coding sequence GTGCCGCTCCTGGTGATCGGATCCGTGGCGTTCGACTCCGTGAAGACTCCATACGGGGCGGCCGACGAGGTTCTGGGCGGGTCCGCGACCTACTGCGCCGTCGCGGCGTCCTACTTCACCGACGTGCGCATGGTGGCCGTCGTCGGAACGGACTTCGGCGAGGCCCCGATGGGGCTCCTGCGCTCCCGCCGCATCGACGTGTCCGGCATCGAGGTCCTGGAAGGCCGGACATTCCGGTGGTCCGGCGAGTACTCCGACGACTTGAACGAGCGCACGACTCTCTCCACCCACCTCAATGTCTTCGAGTCCTTTCAGCCCCGGCTGCGCCCCGAGGACGCGGATGTGCCGAACCTGTTCCTGGGGAACATCGACCCGGATCTCCAGTCGCAGGTCCTGCGCCGGACGCGGCCGCGCCTGAGCGCGTGCGACACGATGAATTTCTGGATCGAAGGAAAGAACGAGGCCCTGAAGCGTCTTCTGGTGGAAGTGGACGGACTCATCATCAACGACTCGGAGGCGCGTCTTCTCGCGGGAGAGCTGAACACCGTCGTGGCGGCCCGTCGCCTCCTGTCGCTCGGCCTGCGCTTTCTCGTGATCAAGAGGGGAGAGTACGGCGCTGCGCTCTTCTCGGAGGGGCGCTACTTCGCGGTCCCTGCGTACCCGGTCGAGAGGCCGGTCGACCCCACCGGGGCCGGGGACAGCTTCGCGGGCGGGTTCATGGGGCACCTGGCGAGAAGCGGCGAGACCGGCGGTCGCGGATTGCGCGAGGCGATGATCTACGGCAGCGTCCTCGCGTCTTTCTGCGTCGAGGATTTCAGCCTCCGGCGTCTGGGCGCCCTGACGACTGCGGAAATCGACGGCCGGGCCGGGGAGCTGCGCGATTTCCTCAGCGTCGACGGGCCGTCCAGCGGCCGTCGATGA
- the mtnP gene encoding S-methyl-5'-thioadenosine phosphorylase, with the protein MNALGVIGGSGLYRMAGLQDRQEKTITTPFGDPSGAYVLGTLGGRDVAFLSRHGAGHRMLPSEINFRANIYGFKSLGIERIVSISAVGSLREEMHPLDVVVPDQFIDMTRHRPSTFFGAGLVAHVSLADPVCPDLGGLLFETAGACGARVHRGGAYLCIEGPQFSTRAESHLFRSFKADVIGMTNAQEVKLAREAEICYATLAMVTDYDCWRPEETPVTVEEVVARLNDNAAMAQAILARLAGRLTADRTCPCASALKNAILTERSRIPRETRERLGLLVGKYLE; encoded by the coding sequence ATGAATGCGCTCGGAGTCATCGGCGGCAGCGGTCTGTACCGGATGGCCGGCCTGCAGGACAGGCAGGAGAAGACGATCACCACGCCCTTTGGCGACCCGAGCGGTGCCTACGTCCTGGGAACTCTCGGCGGACGGGACGTCGCCTTCCTGTCGCGCCACGGCGCCGGGCACAGGATGCTCCCCTCCGAGATCAATTTCCGTGCGAACATCTACGGTTTCAAATCGCTGGGGATCGAGCGCATCGTGTCCATCAGCGCGGTCGGCAGCCTGCGTGAGGAGATGCACCCGCTGGACGTGGTCGTGCCGGACCAGTTCATCGACATGACGCGGCACCGTCCTTCGACCTTCTTCGGCGCGGGTCTGGTGGCGCACGTCTCGCTCGCCGACCCGGTGTGCCCCGACCTGGGTGGGCTGCTCTTCGAGACGGCGGGGGCGTGCGGCGCGCGCGTCCACCGGGGCGGCGCCTACCTGTGCATCGAGGGGCCGCAGTTCTCCACGCGCGCCGAATCGCACCTGTTCCGCTCGTTCAAGGCCGACGTCATCGGCATGACAAACGCGCAGGAGGTGAAGCTGGCTCGCGAGGCGGAGATCTGCTACGCGACGCTCGCCATGGTGACCGACTACGACTGCTGGCGCCCCGAGGAGACCCCCGTCACGGTGGAGGAGGTGGTCGCCCGTCTCAACGACAACGCCGCGATGGCGCAGGCGATCCTGGCGCGGCTGGCCGGCCGCCTGACGGCCGACCGGACCTGTCCCTGCGCCTCCGCCCTCAAGAACGCCATCCTGACCGAGAGAAGTCGCATCCCCCGCGAGACCCGCGAACGGCTCGGTCTTCTGGTCGGAAAGTACCTGGAGTGA
- a CDS encoding patatin-like phospholipase family protein has translation MAPPASGIVLVLGAGGARGVAHAAVLRRLRAANVPIEAIVGCSVGAIVAAMHAAVGMHPDEMLEASRRLDASSLFAFALSRWRVPWLSRAASARAGAIPGYLDRLERASFERLHHGVRRLGILTFDLRSREEVFVVGGPGLPASIGISDAVKASAAIPLLFPPLVSRSGGRTRFLADAGWFTAVPVERAFAPPLCARRVIAVDLSLVVCLRQARRDYWRSLETACGERLLVLRPDVRGRGTMISWPDDPARLIDAGEAAVERALGTIRSWLGAEPALRAGLLD, from the coding sequence GTGGCGCCTCCTGCCTCCGGAATCGTCCTGGTGCTCGGCGCCGGCGGAGCCCGCGGCGTGGCCCATGCCGCCGTTCTGAGGCGATTGCGTGCCGCGAACGTGCCGATCGAGGCCATCGTCGGCTGCAGCGTCGGCGCCATCGTCGCCGCGATGCACGCGGCCGTGGGGATGCATCCGGACGAGATGCTCGAGGCGTCGCGCCGGCTCGACGCCTCGTCGCTCTTCGCGTTCGCCCTGTCGCGCTGGCGTGTGCCCTGGCTGTCCCGCGCCGCATCCGCACGGGCCGGGGCGATCCCCGGCTACCTCGATCGACTGGAGCGCGCCTCGTTCGAGCGGCTGCACCATGGGGTGAGGCGCCTGGGCATCCTGACCTTCGACCTCAGATCCCGGGAGGAGGTTTTCGTGGTGGGCGGACCGGGACTCCCCGCCAGCATCGGCATCTCCGATGCGGTCAAGGCTTCCGCGGCGATCCCGCTCCTGTTTCCGCCGCTCGTATCCCGCTCCGGCGGAAGGACGCGGTTCCTGGCTGACGCGGGCTGGTTCACCGCCGTGCCGGTCGAGCGCGCCTTCGCCCCGCCGCTCTGCGCCCGCCGTGTGATCGCTGTCGATCTGTCGCTCGTCGTCTGCCTGCGCCAGGCCCGCCGGGACTACTGGCGTTCCCTCGAGACGGCGTGCGGTGAGCGTCTCCTGGTGCTCCGCCCCGACGTGCGCGGCCGCGGAACGATGATCTCCTGGCCGGATGACCCCGCCCGGCTCATCGACGCCGGGGAGGCCGCGGTCGAGCGCGCGCTCGGGACGATCCGCTCCTGGCTGGGGGCGGAGCCCGCGCTGCGGGCCGGTTTGCTTGACTGA